One Paraburkholderia agricolaris DNA segment encodes these proteins:
- a CDS encoding choline ABC transporter substrate-binding protein encodes MKLRVKALLACLVCLAAVTAASPVLAQDPATCRAVHFADIGWTDITSTTALASTVFEGLGYQPVTTVASVPISFAGLKSKQLDVSLGYWWPVQEKAIAPFVDSKSIQVLQPPNLTGAKATFAVPSYEYDAGLKTFADIAKHRDQLDGKIYGIEPGSSANAAIQKMIASNQFGLGGFKLIESSEAGMLVSVDRAIREKKWVVFLGWEPHPMNIQIDMKYLTGSDGVFGPNDGEARVYTLTSPDYLTRCPNAGKLVSNLRFSTQLENVVMQSVMNKEKPADAAKAYLKKNPQVLDAWLAGVKTYDGKDGLPAVKAYLGL; translated from the coding sequence ATGAAGTTACGCGTCAAAGCCTTGCTTGCCTGTCTGGTCTGTCTGGCGGCCGTCACCGCTGCGTCGCCGGTCCTCGCACAGGATCCCGCAACCTGCCGCGCGGTGCATTTTGCCGACATCGGCTGGACCGACATCACGTCGACCACCGCGCTCGCGTCGACCGTATTCGAGGGACTGGGCTATCAGCCCGTGACGACTGTCGCGTCGGTGCCGATTTCGTTCGCCGGCCTGAAGAGCAAACAGCTCGACGTGTCGCTCGGCTACTGGTGGCCCGTGCAGGAAAAGGCGATTGCCCCCTTCGTCGATTCGAAATCGATCCAGGTGCTGCAACCGCCTAACCTGACCGGCGCCAAAGCGACCTTCGCCGTGCCGAGCTACGAATACGACGCAGGCCTGAAGACTTTCGCCGACATCGCGAAACACCGCGACCAGCTCGACGGCAAGATCTATGGCATCGAACCTGGCAGCAGCGCAAACGCAGCAATTCAGAAAATGATCGCCAGCAATCAGTTCGGCCTCGGCGGTTTCAAGCTGATCGAATCGAGTGAAGCGGGCATGCTGGTGTCGGTGGATCGCGCCATTCGCGAGAAGAAATGGGTGGTGTTTCTCGGCTGGGAACCGCACCCCATGAACATCCAGATCGACATGAAATACCTCACCGGGAGTGACGGCGTATTTGGTCCGAACGACGGCGAGGCACGTGTCTATACGCTGACGTCCCCCGACTATCTGACGCGTTGTCCGAACGCGGGCAAGCTCGTGAGCAATCTGCGCTTTTCGACGCAGCTTGAGAACGTGGTGATGCAATCGGTGATGAACAAGGAGAAACCCGCCGATGCCGCCAAAGCGTATCTGAAGAAGAACCCGCAAGTGCTCGATGCATGGCTTGCCGGCGTGAAGACCTACGACGGTAAG
- a CDS encoding GlxA family transcriptional regulator, whose amino-acid sequence MPEDMSFLLLPGFSAIGFMSAVEPLRVANRFRGDLYRWRILSLDGAPVAASNGISINADAAIANVDEAQTVFVVAGFEPLARYTRELGDCLKRLERGGATLGGIDTGSFVLAEAGLLSGADSVTVHWEALSAFRERYASLNASQELFEIGARRITCAGGTASIDMMLDLIGRKHGAALASAVSEQFVVSRIRQRSDHQRMEIAARYGVHNRKLIQVIGAMEQHMEEPLTPDQLADEISVTRRQLERLFCASLKDTPTHFYLQLRLTRARELLQQTDMSITSICVACGFESPSHFSRTYRARFGVSPRNDRQVTGGRNGGAGLPSGETAPPLALLASFQ is encoded by the coding sequence ATGCCCGAAGATATGTCGTTCCTGCTGTTGCCTGGCTTCTCGGCGATCGGCTTCATGTCGGCGGTCGAGCCGTTGCGCGTGGCGAACCGCTTTCGCGGCGATCTTTACCGCTGGCGCATTCTGAGTCTCGACGGCGCGCCGGTCGCGGCCAGCAACGGCATTTCGATCAATGCGGACGCGGCAATCGCGAACGTCGATGAGGCGCAGACGGTATTCGTGGTCGCGGGCTTCGAGCCGCTCGCTCGCTATACGCGTGAGCTCGGCGATTGTCTGAAGCGGCTCGAGCGCGGCGGCGCGACGCTCGGCGGCATCGATACGGGCAGCTTCGTTCTTGCGGAAGCCGGGCTGCTCAGCGGCGCGGATAGCGTGACCGTGCATTGGGAGGCGCTGTCGGCGTTTCGCGAGCGCTATGCCTCATTGAACGCAAGCCAGGAGCTGTTCGAAATCGGCGCGCGGCGCATCACCTGCGCGGGCGGCACGGCGTCGATCGACATGATGCTCGACCTGATCGGCCGCAAGCATGGCGCGGCGTTGGCTTCCGCGGTATCGGAGCAGTTTGTCGTGAGCCGGATCCGGCAGCGTTCGGACCATCAGCGCATGGAAATCGCAGCGCGTTACGGCGTACACAACCGCAAGCTGATTCAGGTGATCGGGGCAATGGAACAGCATATGGAAGAGCCGCTGACGCCCGACCAGCTCGCGGACGAGATCAGCGTGACGCGGCGGCAACTGGAGCGGCTGTTCTGCGCGTCGCTGAAGGACACGCCGACGCACTTCTATCTGCAACTGCGCCTCACCCGCGCGCGCGAGTTGCTGCAACAGACCGACATGTCGATCACGTCGATTTGTGTCGCGTGCGGGTTCGAGTCGCCTTCGCATTTTTCCCGAACGTATCGGGCGCGATTCGGCGTCAGCCCGAGAAACGACCGGCAGGTGACGGGCGGCAGAAACGGCGGAGCGGGGCTGCCATCAGGCGAGACAGCGCCGCCCTTGGCTTTATTGGCGAGCTTTCAATGA